Proteins co-encoded in one Methanobrevibacter oralis genomic window:
- a CDS encoding C1 family peptidase: protein MISGENDIMDLNVSLIKTKGILIIILFILILGVNVISATDCNIDLNDLGDVGDLNDLGDVGDLNDSGDVGDFDYNVSFFYDNLKEDGSNYSSFLLYLIDCGFYLDVNNSNFENNDFLLISSKNHTFKLYSGENYTVPIGGIYYVSFENRVDYYLGGICYPDVIYMVNGTYYLDEDYLSWLKYNQGLNASNFGSVVLNFTNKNILLNDVFEEDYNNFINLNSYSSGTSIYFPHELININYSNLPIYYNLDDYGWISPIKKQIYGDCWSFAVISALESFLLKSENISYNFSNDFSENHLKNVMSSRGINGSSKFEGGNLFLALAYLLRWSGPINEINDPYNGTNYSYEYFSPLKHVQDVLFISSRYNSSDNNHIKEAILKHGAVATNMILDSNYVEGNTYYFPWEEIFHKSTSEVKNMISNMVSGHSVVIVGWDDSYSANAFKRTLKFFEDGEGICWNNISFVPKNNGAFIIKDSATGKLLYVSYEDPSLGWFGSFGGIGSFVFTNVENVTNYKSIYQSDNLGILAYKNFTNTSIVLSNMFISESNETIVAIGFYALQNTNCTIKIIVNNLCRFSKVYTDICAGYHTFDLDKNDYINLTQNDTFQIRIILNNNNYLVPFSSLQSSNLSYICLNNTWYFCPKLCIKAYTGFSSDVGMSSISSSDISMVYGDNKSLVAVLKDGSGNVIVGKQVILTILDKINSSRVLGKYSLVSDFNGKVIWKINLNIGNYRGIFSFGGDDNFTGSDKVVWITINKQSSSISSNYWCYYGDNLIITIKSGIKFLSGKKISININGKNYYKMTDNNGKAILNIKLKNNKYPVTISFAGDSIYKSSSKKLTFTVCNAPAKLSLNAYSSPYKSGKTFNIKVFNTKTNKIIVGINLKIKVYTSSNYKIYTVTTGKDGVAKFGASSLSIGLHNIHVYSGDQYVKFNKVKSTIKISKANTIVSAPKVINVYKVKSYFKVTVKHKSSCKIISNLKICIKVYTGSKYKTYTITTNNKGMAYLNTAMFSVGTHKVTISSLDDHYSVSGYSSIVIKKK from the coding sequence ATGATTTCAGGAGAGAATGATATAATGGATTTGAATGTTTCATTAATAAAAACGAAGGGTATATTAATTATTATTTTATTTATTCTTATTTTAGGTGTTAATGTTATTTCTGCAACTGATTGTAATATCGATTTGAATGATTTGGGTGATGTTGGTGATTTGAATGATTTGGGTGATGTTGGTGATTTGAATGATTCGGGTGATGTTGGTGATTTTGATTATAATGTTAGCTTTTTTTATGATAATCTAAAAGAAGATGGATCAAATTATTCTTCTTTTTTACTTTATCTTATAGATTGTGGTTTTTATTTGGATGTTAATAATTCTAATTTTGAAAATAATGATTTTTTATTGATTTCTAGTAAAAATCACACATTTAAATTATATTCGGGTGAAAATTATACAGTTCCTATTGGTGGAATATACTATGTTTCATTTGAAAATAGAGTAGATTATTATTTGGGTGGAATATGTTATCCAGATGTGATTTATATGGTTAATGGAACTTATTATCTTGATGAAGATTATTTAAGTTGGTTAAAATATAATCAAGGACTAAATGCAAGTAATTTTGGTTCAGTAGTTTTGAATTTTACTAATAAAAATATTCTTTTAAATGATGTTTTTGAAGAGGATTATAATAATTTTATCAATTTAAATTCTTATTCTTCTGGAACATCAATTTATTTTCCTCATGAGTTAATTAATATAAATTACAGTAATTTACCCATATATTATAATTTAGATGATTATGGATGGATTAGTCCCATTAAAAAACAAATTTATGGCGATTGTTGGTCTTTTGCAGTTATTTCTGCTTTAGAATCTTTTTTACTTAAATCTGAAAATATTTCTTATAATTTTTCTAATGATTTTTCTGAAAATCATCTTAAAAATGTGATGAGTTCAAGAGGAATAAATGGATCTAGTAAATTTGAGGGAGGTAATTTATTTTTAGCTTTAGCTTATTTACTTCGTTGGAGTGGGCCTATAAATGAGATTAATGATCCTTATAATGGTACAAACTATTCTTATGAATATTTTTCACCTCTAAAACATGTTCAAGATGTATTGTTTATTTCATCACGTTATAATTCTTCAGATAATAATCATATTAAAGAAGCTATTTTAAAGCATGGTGCTGTAGCAACTAATATGATATTGGATTCAAATTATGTTGAAGGTAATACTTATTATTTTCCTTGGGAAGAAATATTCCATAAATCTACTTCTGAAGTTAAAAATATGATTTCTAACATGGTGAGTGGTCATTCTGTTGTTATCGTGGGTTGGGATGATAGTTATTCTGCAAATGCATTTAAAAGAACTTTAAAATTTTTTGAAGATGGTGAGGGTATATGTTGGAATAACATATCTTTTGTTCCAAAAAATAATGGAGCATTTATTATTAAAGATAGTGCAACTGGAAAGTTGTTATATGTTTCTTATGAAGATCCTTCATTAGGTTGGTTTGGTTCATTTGGAGGAATTGGTTCTTTTGTTTTTACTAATGTTGAAAATGTAACTAATTATAAATCTATTTATCAATCTGATAATTTAGGAATCCTTGCTTATAAAAATTTTACTAATACTTCTATAGTTTTATCTAACATGTTTATTTCAGAGTCTAATGAAACAATCGTAGCTATTGGATTTTATGCATTACAAAATACTAATTGCACAATTAAAATTATAGTAAATAATTTATGTAGATTTAGTAAAGTATATACTGATATTTGTGCAGGGTATCATACATTTGATTTAGATAAAAATGATTATATTAATTTAACACAAAATGATACTTTTCAAATTAGAATAATTCTGAATAATAATAATTATTTAGTTCCATTTTCTTCTTTACAATCTTCTAATCTTTCTTATATCTGTTTAAATAATACTTGGTATTTTTGCCCTAAATTGTGTATTAAAGCATATACTGGTTTTAGTTCTGATGTTGGTATGAGTAGTATTAGTTCTAGTGATATTTCTATGGTTTATGGTGATAATAAAAGTTTGGTTGCTGTTTTAAAGGATGGTAGTGGTAATGTTATTGTGGGTAAGCAAGTTATTTTAACTATTCTTGATAAAATTAATAGCAGTAGAGTTTTAGGTAAGTATTCTTTAGTCAGTGATTTTAATGGCAAAGTTATTTGGAAGATAAATCTTAACATTGGAAATTATCGGGGGATTTTTTCTTTTGGTGGTGATGATAATTTTACAGGTTCGGATAAAGTTGTGTGGATTACAATTAATAAACAATCTTCTTCAATAAGTAGTAATTACTGGTGTTATTATGGTGATAATTTAATAATTACTATTAAATCAGGCATTAAATTTTTAAGTGGTAAAAAAATTTCTATTAATATTAATGGTAAAAATTATTATAAAATGACTGATAATAATGGTAAAGCTATTTTAAATATAAAACTAAAAAATAATAAATATCCTGTTACTATTAGCTTTGCTGGAGACTCTATTTATAAATCTTCAAGTAAGAAATTAACTTTCACTGTTTGTAATGCTCCTGCCAAGTTGAGTTTAAATGCTTATAGTTCTCCATATAAATCAGGGAAAACATTTAATATTAAAGTATTTAATACTAAAACAAATAAAATAATTGTGGGTATTAACTTGAAAATAAAAGTGTATACCTCTTCTAATTACAAAATTTATACAGTCACTACGGGGAAAGATGGTGTTGCTAAGTTTGGTGCTTCCAGTTTGAGTATTGGTTTACATAATATTCATGTTTATTCTGGAGATCAATATGTGAAATTTAATAAAGTTAAAAGCACTATTAAAATTTCTAAAGCAAATACTATTGTTAGTGCTCCGAAAGTAATTAATGTTTATAAAGTTAAAAGTTATTTTAAAGTAACTGTTAAACATAAAAGTAGTTGTAAAATAATTAGCAATCTTAAAATTTGTATTAAGGTTTACACTGGAAGTAAATATAAAACTTATACTATAACTACTAACAATAAAGGAATGGCTTATTTAAACACTGCAATGTTTTCTGTTGGCACTCATAAAGTAACAATTAGTTCGTTAGATGATCATTATTCTGTTAGTGGTTACAGTTCAATTGTTATTAAGAAAAAATAA
- a CDS encoding right-handed parallel beta-helix repeat-containing protein has product MKYKILIITLIFVALLSLSNVCAVDVNLSEDDVVLNDTHYKNINLDNSDEYCNSNVKEVFGKNNNSQNSFSDVQKLIDDSEENDTIQLNGTYYGQGNLIIVNKSLVIEGRGDGAILDAQMLSGIFYISSNNVILKNLKIINAKAPYNFTNLNNYELISNGAAIYWVGANGTLINSSFSGNHGYGDGGIVAWEGHNGKIFNTSFKDNPPSFKYEFIIGGSNPSCRFIGGVVNGFYDGDLIGNSFLKNVSVNARRVLTVNMPVLYNGELIIKLTDEEGLPFVNDIFKVHIYNKNYNLYLESIIDENGFARVSLPFNLSVGNYNIKYYLKQILDSYIKKSDYYHINESGKLCYDFNSILINQSSLSVIKRDTSLFCYNLRIFYNSNEHLYVKLVDNNGVAIKGVKFLFKIYLSKNKFKNYYVTTNSKGMAILKHNFNQGHYSIVINAINGNYKIKSLKSKFKIYKTPLTIKAPKIVAKYKKSKKFTIKLINKKAKKIVKNIKIKVKISIGKKYKTRTLKTNNKGLAYLNTKNFKRGVHKVFISPKNTNYYGKFISKIIIK; this is encoded by the coding sequence TTGAAATATAAAATTTTAATTATTACATTAATTTTTGTAGCATTATTGAGTCTGAGTAATGTATGTGCAGTTGATGTTAATTTAAGTGAAGATGATGTAGTTTTAAATGATACTCATTATAAAAATATTAATTTAGATAATTCTGATGAGTATTGTAATAGTAATGTGAAAGAGGTATTTGGAAAAAATAATAATAGTCAAAATAGTTTTTCGGATGTTCAAAAGCTCATTGATGATTCAGAAGAAAATGATACTATACAACTTAATGGAACTTATTATGGTCAGGGTAATTTAATAATTGTTAATAAGTCTCTTGTTATTGAAGGAAGAGGTGATGGAGCTATTTTAGATGCACAAATGTTATCTGGAATATTTTATATCTCTTCGAACAATGTTATATTGAAGAACTTAAAAATAATAAATGCTAAAGCACCATATAATTTTACAAATTTGAACAATTATGAGTTAATATCTAATGGAGCTGCTATTTATTGGGTTGGTGCTAATGGTACTCTGATAAATTCTTCATTTTCAGGTAACCATGGTTATGGGGATGGAGGAATTGTTGCATGGGAGGGGCATAATGGAAAAATATTTAACACATCTTTTAAAGATAACCCTCCTTCTTTTAAATATGAATTTATAATAGGAGGTTCTAATCCTAGTTGTAGATTCATTGGGGGTGTTGTCAATGGTTTTTATGATGGGGATTTAATTGGAAATAGTTTTTTAAAAAATGTTTCAGTTAATGCTCGTCGTGTTTTAACTGTTAATATGCCGGTTTTATATAATGGTGAACTGATTATTAAGTTAACTGATGAAGAAGGATTACCTTTTGTTAATGATATTTTTAAAGTACATATTTATAATAAAAATTATAATTTGTATTTGGAAAGCATTATTGATGAAAACGGATTTGCAAGGGTTTCTTTACCTTTTAATTTAAGTGTTGGAAATTATAATATTAAATATTATCTTAAACAGATATTGGATTCATATATTAAAAAAAGTGATTATTACCATATTAATGAGAGTGGTAAACTTTGTTATGATTTTAATAGTATTTTAATTAACCAATCTTCTTTATCGGTTATTAAGCGTGATACTTCTTTGTTTTGTTATAATTTAAGAATTTTTTATAATTCAAATGAGCATTTATATGTTAAATTAGTAGATAATAATGGAGTAGCTATTAAAGGAGTTAAGTTTTTGTTTAAAATTTATTTATCTAAAAATAAGTTTAAAAATTATTATGTAACTACAAATTCTAAAGGGATGGCTATTTTAAAACATAATTTTAATCAGGGCCATTATTCAATTGTTATCAATGCTATAAATGGAAATTATAAGATTAAATCTCTAAAATCAAAATTTAAGATTTATAAAACACCTTTAACTATTAAAGCACCAAAAATAGTTGCTAAATATAAGAAATCAAAAAAATTTACTATTAAATTAATTAATAAAAAAGCTAAAAAAATAGTAAAAAATATTAAGATTAAAGTTAAGATTTCTATTGGTAAGAAATACAAAACACGCACTCTTAAAACAAACAATAAAGGATTAGCTTATTTAAATACTAAAAATTTTAAAAGAGGTGTTCATAAAGTATTCATTTCTCCTAAAAATACTAATTACTATGGTAAATTTATTAGTAAAATTATTATTAAATGA
- a CDS encoding DUF366 family protein: protein MSIIHKHINEIFEYDGSQINPSWAFNQFGIYGSSVITWIGPVNITPDNLKDFADVGLEIKSNAMVNFICEFFDCQPANMRIAYLRQRLLVMIFREILFENGIVTKREGDDIFFDNRKLSISIASVSLSSAKIHFAFNLEDLGTPDDVETIGLFDIKVDGNQVFNEDNLLDLINKVVSKFICEIATIEKDISKTKVLE, encoded by the coding sequence ATGAGTATTATTCATAAACACATCAATGAAATTTTTGAGTATGATGGAAGCCAAATTAATCCTTCTTGGGCATTTAATCAGTTTGGTATTTATGGTTCATCTGTAATTACTTGGATTGGTCCAGTAAATATTACTCCCGATAATTTAAAAGATTTTGCAGATGTTGGTTTGGAAATTAAGTCTAATGCAATGGTTAATTTCATTTGTGAATTTTTTGATTGTCAACCAGCTAATATGAGAATAGCTTATCTTCGCCAAAGACTTCTTGTTATGATTTTTCGAGAGATTTTATTTGAAAATGGGATTGTAACTAAACGAGAAGGCGACGATATATTCTTTGATAATAGGAAATTAAGTATTTCAATAGCTAGTGTTTCTTTAAGCTCTGCTAAAATACATTTTGCATTTAATTTAGAGGATTTAGGAACTCCTGATGATGTAGAAACTATTGGCTTATTTGATATTAAAGTTGATGGCAATCAGGTATTTAATGAAGATAATTTATTAGATTTAATTAATAAAGTAGTTAGTAAATTCATTTGTGAAATTGCAACTATTGAAAAAGATATAAGTAAGACTAAGGTGTTAGAATGA
- a CDS encoding 6-pyruvoyl trahydropterin synthase family protein has translation MKILINGIQSNLRFSSAHIIPGHESCGFIHGHSYFVDVEIEGERQGDFEFVVDFKDIKSYTRAICDELDHRLLIPIYNNLIYIKDFDKKKDSIFTLKKLKTFSFKINKKGYSLPSQDCVFLPLPYTSAEELAKFFAETLAKKLSEDYKNLEYVSVCVNEGIGQGALYRKDL, from the coding sequence ATGAAAATTTTAATTAATGGTATACAATCTAATTTAAGGTTCTCCTCAGCCCATATAATTCCAGGTCATGAATCATGTGGATTTATTCATGGTCATTCTTATTTTGTAGATGTTGAAATTGAAGGAGAAAGGCAAGGGGATTTTGAATTCGTGGTCGATTTTAAAGATATAAAATCCTATACAAGAGCAATTTGTGATGAACTTGATCATAGACTATTAATTCCAATTTACAATAATTTAATTTATATTAAAGATTTTGATAAGAAAAAGGATTCAATTTTCACTTTAAAGAAATTAAAAACATTTTCTTTTAAGATTAACAAAAAGGGTTACTCTCTTCCATCTCAGGACTGTGTTTTTTTACCGCTTCCTTACACATCTGCTGAGGAATTAGCTAAATTTTTTGCAGAAACATTAGCTAAAAAGCTATCTGAGGATTATAAAAATTTAGAATATGTTTCAGTTTGTGTTAATGAAGGAATTGGTCAGGGAGCTCTTTATAGGAAAGATTTATAA
- a CDS encoding 7-carboxy-7-deazaguanine synthase QueE, producing MKVPIIEIFSSFQGEGPLIGQRQIFVRFAGCNLNCSYCDTQDSKSKNAGTLMSVREVVSKINEILTPDCATISFTGGEPSLYPDFISEVSKNFNLKIMLETNGTLPNNIDLIEQLDIVSLDIKLNEHFDEEFDKNIFINEIKSLNLLISKSISVYCKVVILPSTKIKSIREVIEKLSENVLNKSNIQIIIQPSSPLSDWKGLNFKLFEFSEIVGQYFEVSTIPQIHKILNIE from the coding sequence ATGAAAGTCCCTATTATTGAAATTTTTTCAAGTTTTCAAGGTGAAGGTCCATTAATTGGCCAGAGACAAATATTTGTGAGATTTGCAGGTTGTAATTTAAATTGTAGTTATTGCGATACTCAAGATAGTAAATCTAAAAATGCAGGTACATTAATGAGTGTTCGTGAGGTTGTATCTAAAATTAATGAAATTTTGACACCGGATTGTGCTACAATTTCATTCACTGGTGGTGAGCCAAGTTTATATCCTGATTTTATCAGCGAAGTTTCTAAAAATTTTAATTTAAAAATAATGCTTGAAACTAATGGAACTTTACCAAATAATATTGACTTAATTGAACAATTAGATATTGTTTCACTTGATATTAAGCTAAATGAACATTTTGATGAAGAATTCGATAAAAATATTTTTATTAATGAAATCAAATCACTAAATTTATTAATATCAAAATCCATAAGTGTATATTGTAAAGTAGTTATATTGCCTTCAACTAAAATTAAGTCAATTCGTGAGGTAATCGAAAAATTATCCGAAAATGTTTTAAACAAAAGTAATATTCAAATAATTATCCAACCGTCTAGTCCATTAAGTGATTGGAAAGGTCTTAATTTTAAATTATTTGAGTTTTCCGAGATTGTTGGGCAATATTTTGAAGTTTCCACCATTCCTCAGATTCATAAAATTTTAAATATTGAATAG
- a CDS encoding CBS domain-containing protein, with translation MKDKTSINVRKSMNRGSVEHETKVHDRQGDIMAIASKDVVSIPPTKSIKDTAEVMMEHKFRRLPVTDPGSGKVLGIITVMDILDFLGGGSKFNIIENKYEDNFLAAINEPVREIMTRDVISLSNKASIDETINVMLSDRVGAIPIVDGDGKLVGIVTERDIALSLAGVLTEAIAQDYMATKVFTTTPGTPIESASKIMFRNGLRRIPIVGGEADISKAPKKLLGIVTSTDIIRFFNAKDLFDNLSSNAASEVLNHKVSEIMVEDVVTIGPMERIGDLCEIFSEKNIGGVPVIKDDEVIGIITERDVLRAVKKL, from the coding sequence ATGAAAGACAAAACATCCATTAACGTGAGAAAATCTATGAATAGAGGCTCAGTTGAACATGAAACAAAAGTTCATGATAGGCAAGGAGATATAATGGCTATTGCATCTAAAGATGTTGTATCTATTCCTCCTACTAAAAGTATCAAGGATACTGCTGAAGTTATGATGGAACATAAATTTAGAAGGCTACCAGTTACAGATCCAGGTTCTGGAAAGGTATTAGGTATCATTACAGTAATGGATATATTAGACTTCTTAGGTGGAGGGAGTAAATTTAACATTATTGAAAATAAATATGAGGATAACTTTTTAGCCGCTATTAATGAACCAGTTAGAGAAATAATGACTCGTGATGTTATTTCACTTTCTAACAAGGCTTCTATTGATGAGACTATTAATGTTATGTTATCAGATCGTGTAGGAGCTATTCCTATTGTTGATGGAGATGGAAAACTCGTAGGTATCGTAACTGAAAGAGATATTGCATTATCCTTAGCTGGAGTTCTTACAGAGGCTATTGCTCAAGATTACATGGCTACAAAAGTATTCACAACTACTCCAGGAACACCTATTGAAAGTGCGTCTAAAATAATGTTTAGAAATGGTTTAAGAAGGATTCCTATTGTTGGTGGTGAAGCAGACATATCTAAAGCTCCTAAAAAATTATTAGGTATAGTAACTTCTACAGACATTATCAGATTTTTCAATGCTAAAGATTTATTTGATAATTTAAGTTCTAATGCAGCTAGTGAAGTTTTAAATCATAAAGTTTCTGAAATTATGGTTGAAGATGTGGTCACTATTGGGCCTATGGAAAGAATTGGTGATTTATGCGAAATTTTCTCTGAAAAGAACATTGGTGGTGTACCAGTAATTAAAGATGATGAAGTTATAGGTATTATAACTGAAAGAGATGTTTTAAGGGCAGTTAAAAAATTATAA
- a CDS encoding CBS domain-containing protein, whose amino-acid sequence MQIKNLMSEELITIDKDQSLSDALKLLRKNNISRLPVLNNKELVGIISERDIANKLGSSKYENIPASRLHVSSVMVKDLITVPETMRLGDVASLMIENSIGSVPVICEDKMRGIVSKADIITLADGIAFNKISVKEIMTKDIISVSSTERLVHARRQILESNVGRLPVVDDGELVGIITSKDLMRVYINFKKNVPEKYQKAQIKEILVEDIMSKNAKFVTKDMSISEVTRIMVETGYNGLPVVENNEVVGIITQTDIVRLIGRLES is encoded by the coding sequence ATGCAAATTAAAAATTTAATGTCTGAAGAGCTAATTACAATCGATAAAGATCAAAGCCTCTCGGATGCTTTAAAATTACTACGTAAAAACAATATTTCACGTTTGCCAGTATTGAATAATAAAGAATTAGTTGGTATTATTTCAGAAAGGGATATTGCAAATAAACTTGGATCATCAAAATATGAAAACATTCCTGCTTCAAGACTTCATGTTTCATCTGTGATGGTAAAAGATTTAATAACCGTTCCAGAAACTATGAGATTAGGTGATGTGGCAAGTTTAATGATAGAAAATAGTATTGGTTCAGTTCCGGTAATTTGCGAAGATAAAATGAGGGGCATTGTTTCAAAAGCTGATATAATCACCCTTGCAGACGGAATTGCATTCAATAAAATTTCTGTTAAAGAAATAATGACTAAAGATATTATTTCTGTATCTTCAACTGAAAGATTAGTTCATGCAAGACGACAAATATTAGAATCTAATGTTGGTAGATTGCCTGTTGTTGATGATGGCGAATTAGTAGGTATTATTACTTCAAAAGATTTGATGAGGGTTTATATTAATTTTAAGAAAAATGTCCCTGAAAAATATCAAAAAGCTCAAATCAAAGAAATTCTTGTTGAAGATATCATGTCTAAAAATGCTAAATTTGTTACAAAAGACATGTCTATTTCAGAAGTAACTCGAATAATGGTTGAAACAGGTTATAATGGCTTACCAGTTGTTGAAAACAATGAAGTTGTGGGTATAATTACACAAACTGATATTGTAAGACTAATTGGAAGATTAGAATCTTAA
- the pheA gene encoding prephenate dehydratase, translating to MSLISFLGPKGTFTHEAASILGNNLISYCTIPAVLESVDNGESLLGVVPIENSIEGPVGITLDSLANKFDLKIFKEIILPINQNLIVNPKTRIEDIRDVYSHSQALAQCQEFINNHDMKSHYAVSTASAVKSIIGDNTKAAIGNAKSAELYDLKILKDNIQDNDNNETRFVVVSKEDCEPSKINKTSIIFSIYEDQPGSLYKILGVFEKENINLTKIESRPSKEGLGKYLFFVDFYGHRKDDVIRKILNEIDEQTYFLKVLGSYPEFR from the coding sequence ATAAGTTTAATATCATTTTTAGGTCCTAAAGGAACATTTACACATGAAGCTGCCAGTATTTTAGGAAATAACTTAATTTCATATTGTACTATTCCAGCAGTTTTAGAAAGTGTTGATAATGGAGAGTCTTTATTAGGTGTTGTTCCTATTGAAAATTCAATTGAGGGGCCTGTTGGAATTACTTTAGATTCATTAGCTAATAAATTTGATTTAAAAATTTTTAAAGAGATTATACTTCCTATTAATCAAAATTTAATTGTAAATCCAAAAACAAGAATTGAAGATATCAGAGATGTTTATTCTCATTCACAAGCATTAGCACAATGTCAAGAATTTATAAACAATCATGATATGAAATCTCACTATGCAGTTAGTACAGCTAGTGCAGTAAAGAGCATAATTGGGGATAATACTAAAGCAGCTATTGGTAATGCAAAATCTGCAGAATTATATGATTTAAAAATTCTTAAAGATAATATTCAAGATAATGATAATAATGAAACTCGCTTTGTTGTTGTTTCAAAGGAGGATTGTGAACCCTCAAAAATAAACAAGACTTCTATTATTTTTTCAATTTATGAAGATCAACCAGGTTCTTTATATAAAATTTTAGGTGTTTTTGAAAAAGAAAATATTAACTTGACTAAGATTGAATCAAGGCCTTCTAAAGAAGGTTTAGGTAAATATTTGTTTTTTGTTGATTTTTATGGTCATAGAAAAGATGATGTAATTAGAAAAATTTTAAATGAAATTGATGAACAAACATATTTTTTAAAGGTTCTAGGTTCTTATCCTGAATTTAGGTAA
- a CDS encoding PsbP-related protein produces the protein MKSKVFSVSIIIIAIILLLSCIIVNVSADTQDNATKMLTLSKGGIIMNYPSDWGYSQASSNDSVMAISKLDSIDSAGIGQVNINVEKRAISENLSSYLENTYKSMEYDSSFELISSGEVAIGTNTAYEYIYTSTDNGVIREHKAVWFDKNGQACVLLYSAPLDQFEANLYVFDYIVKDIQFA, from the coding sequence ATGAAAAGTAAAGTTTTTAGTGTTAGTATAATAATTATCGCTATTATTCTACTTCTAAGTTGTATCATAGTTAATGTTAGTGCAGATACTCAAGATAATGCAACTAAAATGTTAACTTTATCAAAAGGGGGTATTATAATGAATTATCCTTCTGATTGGGGTTATTCTCAAGCAAGTTCTAATGATTCTGTCATGGCAATTTCTAAATTGGATTCCATTGACTCTGCGGGAATTGGACAAGTTAATATTAATGTAGAGAAAAGAGCAATTAGTGAAAATTTAAGTTCTTATCTTGAAAATACATATAAATCTATGGAGTATGATTCTTCATTTGAGTTAATTTCATCTGGTGAGGTTGCTATTGGAACTAATACTGCTTATGAATATATTTATACTTCTACAGATAATGGAGTAATTAGGGAACATAAAGCTGTTTGGTTTGATAAGAATGGTCAAGCATGTGTTTTATTATATAGTGCTCCACTTGATCAATTTGAAGCAAATTTATATGTCTTTGATTATATTGTAAAAGATATTCAATTTGCTTAA
- a CDS encoding flavoprotein, producing the protein MIILCVTGSIAATQAIRLARDFKRNGVEIKCFMSDAACEIIHPNAMEFATGSEVVTKLTGKIEHVKYSQEDLILVAPATANTISKFAHKIADDPISTLLITAYGHNTPILFVPSMHDSMLSAIKENIDKIKEEGSAEFMEPRMDEGKAKFPFQEDIILESLRLINLNNE; encoded by the coding sequence ATGATTATTTTATGTGTCACTGGCAGTATAGCTGCTACTCAAGCAATTAGATTAGCAAGAGATTTTAAAAGAAATGGTGTTGAAATTAAATGTTTTATGAGTGATGCTGCTTGTGAAATTATTCATCCAAATGCAATGGAATTTGCAACTGGTAGTGAAGTTGTAACTAAGTTGACAGGTAAAATTGAACATGTTAAATACTCTCAAGAGGATTTGATATTAGTTGCACCAGCTACCGCAAATACAATAAGTAAATTTGCACATAAAATAGCTGATGATCCTATTTCTACACTTTTAATAACTGCATATGGGCATAATACTCCCATTTTATTTGTTCCATCCATGCATGATTCAATGTTATCTGCGATTAAAGAAAATATTGATAAAATTAAAGAAGAGGGGTCTGCTGAATTTATGGAACCTAGAATGGATGAAGGTAAAGCTAAATTCCCTTTCCAAGAAGATATTATTTTAGAATCTTTAAGATTAATTAACTTAAATAATGAATGA